The Candidatus Desulfofervidus auxilii DNA segment TTTAGAAGAAATTGAGAAAAAAAGGGCTGAACTTATAGCTTATTATAAAGAGAGGAAAATCTTACAAAGACTGGATGAGCAACAAAGGATTGTTTATGAAAGAGAAATGAAGATGCTAGAAAACAAATTTTGTGATGAAATAAATACTATTTGCTATAATCATGAAAGTATTAAAAAGATTATTTAGGATAGAAATAATAGTTGTTGTAGCATTAATGGCTAAATTAGTCCTCTCAGGATTTAACATCTATGCTCAAAAAAAAGATTTATCCTCTCCATCAGGAGAAGAAAGAAAGAATATTCATACTGAATCAGAGCTTTTAAAGATTTTGAAAAAAAAGCAGATAGAGCTAGATAAAAAAGAAGTGGAGTTAAATAATTTAAAAAAGGAGATAGAAGAGAATATCCTAAAGCTAACCAATCTCCAAAAGAGTATAGAAAATCTAATGGCCTATCAAG contains these protein-coding regions:
- a CDS encoding MotE family protein, translated to MKVLKRLFRIEIIVVVALMAKLVLSGFNIYAQKKDLSSPSGEERKNIHTESELLKILKKKQIELDKKEVELNNLKKEIEENILKLTNLQKSIENLMAYQEKLKNKKIKHLAMIYSNMPAEKAAKLMEELESKVVISILRMMDGKTAGRILSCITPKKAAKISEGLTR